One Micromonospora eburnea genomic region harbors:
- a CDS encoding serine/threonine-protein kinase: MKASLHAGRLLARRYRLIDQIGAGGMSVIWRARDEVLDRIVALKVLAPSLAADTRFRDMVREEARSAAQLVHPHVTAVHDYGETVAPDGGITPFVVMELLNGEELEQRLTAGPLPWREAVEIGAQVAEALAAAHRLGIVHRDVTPANVMMTQVGAKVLDFGIATRIGAPDEDEDGGTFGTPAYVAPERLDGAPAQPATDVYSLGVLLFEALTGQPPYPADTWEQVGTALAEAGPLSLDGVPGLPPAVADVCLRCLARDPRRRPTAHQLATVLRDQLLPADPQAATMLAPTMTLPVAAPGPPGPARHPVAGPIPVAAAPPVPASDDSPAAPGSDARGGRRRGGARRPRSLLVVVGVVVAGGGALLTPTLLPEREPSPGALPTAGPTVAPSTAPSSPHPTRTQRPPRSPRPAPATSSAAPVPTAGGLIEAANRMDGLIEAGLAAGQIRHDVGVDLRNLLRNAIAATGDGALTTAVDRLRTKIGERQREGSISPGYAERLDAAAAQLVAAQAA, encoded by the coding sequence GTGAAGGCGTCACTGCACGCCGGCAGGTTGCTGGCCCGCAGGTACCGGCTCATCGACCAGATCGGGGCCGGCGGCATGTCGGTGATCTGGCGGGCGCGGGACGAGGTGCTGGACCGGATCGTCGCGCTGAAGGTGCTCGCCCCCTCGCTCGCCGCCGACACCCGGTTCCGCGACATGGTGCGCGAGGAGGCCCGCTCCGCCGCGCAGCTCGTGCACCCGCACGTCACCGCCGTGCACGACTACGGCGAGACGGTGGCGCCGGACGGCGGCATCACCCCGTTCGTGGTAATGGAGCTACTCAACGGCGAGGAGCTGGAGCAGCGGCTGACGGCCGGGCCGCTGCCCTGGCGGGAGGCGGTGGAGATCGGCGCCCAGGTGGCCGAGGCGCTGGCCGCGGCGCACCGGCTCGGCATCGTGCACCGGGACGTCACTCCGGCGAACGTGATGATGACCCAGGTCGGCGCCAAGGTGCTCGACTTCGGCATCGCCACCCGGATCGGCGCACCCGACGAGGACGAGGACGGCGGCACATTCGGCACCCCGGCGTACGTGGCACCGGAGCGGCTGGACGGGGCGCCGGCCCAGCCGGCCACCGACGTCTACTCACTCGGTGTGCTGCTCTTCGAGGCGCTGACCGGTCAGCCGCCGTACCCGGCCGACACCTGGGAGCAGGTCGGCACCGCGCTCGCCGAGGCGGGGCCGCTGTCGCTGGACGGCGTACCCGGGTTGCCGCCGGCGGTCGCCGACGTCTGCCTGCGCTGCCTGGCCCGCGACCCGCGGCGGCGGCCCACCGCGCACCAGCTGGCCACCGTGCTACGCGACCAGCTCCTGCCGGCCGACCCGCAGGCCGCCACGATGCTCGCCCCGACGATGACCCTGCCGGTGGCCGCCCCGGGGCCACCCGGTCCGGCCCGGCACCCCGTGGCGGGGCCGATCCCGGTCGCCGCCGCCCCACCTGTACCCGCGTCCGACGATTCACCCGCCGCGCCGGGCAGCGACGCCCGCGGCGGGCGGCGGCGGGGCGGCGCGCGGCGACCGCGGTCCCTGCTCGTGGTGGTGGGCGTGGTGGTGGCCGGCGGCGGCGCGCTGCTGACCCCCACCCTGCTCCCGGAGCGGGAGCCGTCGCCCGGCGCGCTGCCCACCGCGGGGCCGACGGTGGCCCCCTCCACGGCACCGTCGAGCCCGCACCCGACGCGCACACAACGACCGCCCCGCTCACCCCGGCCGGCCCCGGCGACCAGCAGCGCCGCGCCGGTGCCGACGGCCGGCGGGCTGATCGAGGCGGCCAACCGGATGGACGGGCTGATCGAGGCGGGGCTGGCGGCCGGCCAGATCCGCCACGACGTCGGCGTCGACCTGCGGAACCTGCTGCGCAACGCCATCGCCGCGACCGGCGATGGCGCGCTGACCACCGCCGTGGACCGGCTCCGCACCAAGATCGGCGAGCGGCAGCGCGAGGGCAGCATCAGCCCGGGGTACGCCGAGCGGCTCGACGCGGCCGCCGCCCAGCTCGTCGCGGCCCAGGCTGCCTAG
- a CDS encoding glycosyltransferase family 4 protein, with product MVVPPWLSVPPPGYGGLEQVVAGLVDALVERGNQVTVFGTGREHGTTADFVSTGPELQYARLGESLPELAHLARINHLVEPADFDVIHDHTTIGPLVAGRRAVPTVATVHGNPVGEYGTVLSDTDRGVGLVAISHAQRRANPGLPWVGTVHNAMPLGDFPHKRAPGGGPVLWLARFSPDKGPDVAIRACRRAGLPLTLAGKCNEPAERRYFEQVVEPLLDDDVTLVLNADREAALRLLVDARCLIMPIRWEEPFGMAMVEAMATGTPVVALRRGAVPELVRPGLTGLVCDDPDELPAALIESSRLDPADCVAHVAENFSAARMAVGYEAVYRSFLATRAGLAGQRAPVPVTAR from the coding sequence ATGGTGGTGCCGCCGTGGCTGTCGGTGCCACCGCCGGGTTACGGCGGGCTGGAGCAGGTGGTGGCCGGCCTGGTGGACGCCCTGGTCGAACGGGGCAACCAGGTGACCGTCTTCGGCACCGGCCGCGAACACGGCACCACCGCGGACTTCGTGTCCACCGGTCCGGAACTCCAGTACGCCCGGCTCGGGGAGTCCCTGCCCGAACTGGCCCACCTGGCCCGGATCAACCACCTGGTCGAACCCGCCGACTTCGACGTGATCCACGACCACACCACCATCGGCCCACTGGTCGCCGGCCGCCGGGCGGTGCCCACGGTGGCCACCGTGCACGGCAACCCGGTGGGGGAGTACGGCACGGTGCTCAGCGACACCGACCGCGGGGTGGGGCTGGTGGCGATCTCCCACGCCCAGCGCCGGGCGAACCCGGGGCTGCCCTGGGTGGGGACGGTGCACAACGCGATGCCGCTGGGAGACTTCCCGCACAAGCGGGCGCCGGGCGGCGGGCCGGTGCTCTGGCTCGCCCGGTTCAGCCCGGACAAGGGGCCCGACGTGGCGATCCGTGCCTGCCGGAGGGCCGGCCTGCCGCTCACCCTGGCCGGCAAGTGCAACGAGCCGGCGGAGCGGCGCTACTTCGAGCAGGTGGTCGAGCCGCTGCTGGACGACGACGTGACCCTGGTGCTGAACGCCGACCGGGAGGCGGCCCTGCGGCTGCTGGTCGACGCCCGTTGCCTGATCATGCCGATCCGGTGGGAGGAGCCGTTCGGCATGGCGATGGTGGAGGCGATGGCGACCGGTACGCCGGTGGTGGCGCTGCGCCGGGGTGCCGTGCCGGAGCTGGTGCGCCCCGGGTTGACCGGGCTGGTCTGCGACGACCCCGACGAACTGCCGGCGGCGCTGATCGAGTCGTCCCGCCTCGATCCGGCCGACTGCGTGGCGCACGTCGCGGAGAACTTCTCCGCGGCGCGGATGGCCGTCGGCTACGAGGCCGTCTACCGCAGTTTCCTCGCCACCCGCGCGGGTCTGGCCGGTCAACGGGCTCCCGTGCCGGTCACCGCACGCTGA